In the Sediminibacter sp. Hel_I_10 genome, one interval contains:
- a CDS encoding calcium/sodium antiporter, with amino-acid sequence MSIFWIILGLILLVIGGEFLVRASVALSFKLNISKMVIGMTVVSFATSAPELLVSLNAALAGSPAIALNNVIGSNIANIGLVLGITALVSSISVDRSFYKLNWPAMLVFSILLYYFLYNDNQLTALEGIFLFVGLIAFLIILIRSAKKEVALEEVDESLAVVSNFKMTIWLLIGAAALYFGSEWLVDGAKDLAITLGVSDAVIAATVIAIGTSVPELAASVIAAVKQEKALSLGNLIGSNIFNIGSVLGLTSMVKTIEVTDASILNSDILWMLGFAVVLLPLILIPKKLDIGRFKGFFLVAAYGVFLFLAFRSQV; translated from the coding sequence ATGAGTATATTTTGGATTATCTTAGGGTTGATTCTATTAGTCATTGGTGGCGAGTTTTTAGTGCGTGCCTCTGTTGCTTTATCCTTCAAACTTAACATTTCAAAAATGGTCATAGGGATGACGGTGGTGAGTTTTGCCACTTCAGCCCCCGAATTATTAGTGAGCTTAAACGCGGCGCTTGCAGGATCTCCTGCAATTGCTTTAAACAATGTTATTGGCTCTAATATAGCCAACATTGGTTTGGTATTGGGCATCACAGCACTCGTGAGTTCTATTTCTGTAGACCGGTCTTTTTACAAGCTCAATTGGCCGGCCATGCTCGTGTTTTCTATTTTACTTTATTATTTTTTATATAACGATAACCAACTCACTGCGCTAGAGGGCATCTTTCTTTTTGTGGGCTTGATTGCTTTTTTGATCATCTTGATTCGTTCCGCAAAAAAAGAAGTAGCCTTAGAAGAAGTAGATGAAAGCTTAGCGGTAGTTTCTAATTTTAAAATGACCATTTGGCTGCTTATAGGGGCTGCAGCTTTATATTTTGGCTCAGAATGGTTGGTAGATGGCGCTAAAGACCTTGCCATTACCCTTGGGGTTAGTGATGCTGTTATTGCCGCTACGGTAATTGCAATTGGCACTAGCGTTCCAGAATTGGCCGCATCGGTCATAGCAGCCGTAAAACAAGAAAAAGCCTTATCACTGGGTAACTTGATCGGCTCTAATATATTTAACATCGGCTCTGTTTTAGGCCTTACCTCTATGGTTAAAACTATAGAAGTTACAGATGCCAGTATTTTAAACAGTGATATTTTGTGGATGCTTGGTTTTGCGGTGGTTTTGTTACCATTGATTCTTATTCCGAAGAAATTGGACATTGGTCGTTTCAAAGGATTTTTTCTGGTTGCAGCTTACGGCGTTTTTCTTTTTCTTGCCTTTAGGTCCCAAGTATAA